The following proteins are encoded in a genomic region of Nonomuraea muscovyensis:
- a CDS encoding S26 family signal peptidase has product MRRTFLAAACGLAGLALLAVRLRATYLVIRVSGNSMAPALTHGDRLLARRTDLAALRKGQIAVVSSPHPTGSEFLIKRVAALPGDPVPERVRRVVADDVVPAGRFVLIGDNTEVSFDSREHGFFHADDLRAVTVRKLEPHHGR; this is encoded by the coding sequence GTGAGGCGGACGTTCCTCGCCGCGGCGTGCGGGCTCGCGGGTCTGGCCCTGCTGGCCGTGCGGCTGCGCGCGACGTATCTGGTGATCCGCGTCAGCGGCAACAGCATGGCCCCGGCCCTGACCCATGGGGATCGGCTCCTGGCCCGGCGCACGGACCTGGCGGCGCTGCGCAAGGGGCAGATCGCCGTCGTCTCGAGCCCGCACCCGACCGGCAGCGAGTTCCTGATCAAACGTGTTGCCGCCCTGCCCGGCGATCCGGTCCCGGAGCGGGTGCGGAGGGTCGTCGCCGACGACGTCGTCCCGGCCGGCAGGTTCGTCCTGATCGGTGACAACACCGAGGTCAGCTTCGACTCCCGCGAGCACGGATTCTTCCACGCCGACGACCTCCGTGCCGTCACCGTCAGGAAGCTGGAGCCGCACCATGGCCGTTGA
- a CDS encoding TlpA family protein disulfide reductase, with the protein MQYLVAAVVLVGLLGMANLLLTVGVIRRLRSQSSPPSMPVEGLTPSARVPQFAATSTSGEPISDELLSGPALVGFFSRGCQPCKDLLPLFVERARATSDAVLAVVVAGPGEDSAADIERLAEVARVVTEAPQGPLQTAFKVNAYPTVITIDAGGTVVSSGHTLPAEVKAS; encoded by the coding sequence ATGCAGTACCTGGTTGCCGCGGTCGTGCTGGTCGGCCTGCTGGGCATGGCGAACCTGCTGCTGACCGTCGGCGTGATCCGCCGCCTGCGCAGCCAGAGCTCGCCGCCGTCGATGCCGGTGGAAGGCCTCACGCCCAGTGCGAGGGTCCCGCAGTTCGCCGCCACGAGCACGAGCGGCGAGCCGATCTCCGACGAGCTCCTGAGCGGACCGGCGCTGGTCGGATTCTTCTCCCGGGGCTGCCAGCCCTGCAAGGACCTGCTCCCGCTCTTCGTGGAGCGGGCACGCGCCACGTCGGACGCCGTGCTCGCCGTGGTCGTCGCCGGCCCCGGCGAGGACTCCGCAGCCGACATCGAACGGCTCGCGGAGGTAGCACGTGTCGTCACGGAGGCGCCCCAGGGTCCCCTTCAGACGGCGTTCAAGGTCAACGCGTACCCGACGGTCATCACGATCGACGCCGGGGGCACGGTCGTCAGCAGCGGCCACACCCTGCCCGCCGAGGTCAAGGCGTCGTGA